From a single Silene latifolia isolate original U9 population chromosome 6, ASM4854445v1, whole genome shotgun sequence genomic region:
- the LOC141588562 gene encoding protein FAR1-RELATED SEQUENCE 6-like, with protein MDQQRHTQKQLHNMDKHSSATASTHLALEIHVAKVYTYSTFHKFKQEAIFSIDTCRTGGFTERGELEVTTVIDSSRKKNFEVAYSPALSDDTGTRKASCSCMMFERTGILCRHIIWIFLVSGIKTIPEYYVVNRWMKEYLRLRIFNTNGEGTENMQVIDEKQIAMSIMWSEVHEAVGLLRDKGVADVDSFSAVIRSFKHSLSPLGEVLNKNQQMEKFLNYTACKVVTILPPKNSKNKGTGKRLLSAKIKAMVLARKPKRKCKNCKRMTNHDKRNCPNPFSAHTPLCEGSSEPEEDEGEEEEELESEQE; from the exons ATGGACCAACAAAGACATACACAGAAGCAGCTTCACAACATGGATAAGCACTCGTCCGCAACGGCGTCAACACATCTGGCATTAGAGATTCATGTTGCAAAGGTGTACACCTATTCAACTTTCCACAAATTCAAACAAGAAGCCATCTTCTCAATTGATACATGTAGAACAGGAGGTTTCACTGAGAGAGGCGAGCTAGAGGTAACTACTGTCATAGATTCATCCAGAAAGAAGAATTTTGAAGTTGCATACAGTCCAG CTTTATCTGATGACACAGGTACACGTAAAGCAAGTTGCAGTTGTATGATGTTTGAAAGAACCGGAATCCTATGCCGCCATATAATATGGATTTTTTTAGTAAGTGGGATAAAGACTATACCAGAATATTATGTTGTAAATAGATGGATGAAAGAGTATCTCCGATTAAGGATTTTCAATACTAATGGTGAAGGGACAGAAAACATGCAAGTCATCGATGAAAAACAAATTGCAATGTCAAtaatgtggtcagaagttcatgaaGCTGTAGGGCTCCTTCGAGACAAAGGAGTAGCTGATGTTGACAGCTTTTCCGCTGTAATTAGATCATTTAAACACTCCCTGTCACCATTAGGGGAAGTGttgaataaaaatcaacaaatggagAAATTTCTGAATTATACGGCGTGTAAGGTAGTGACGATATTGCCACCAAAGAATTCGAAAAACAAGGGGACCGGAAAAAGATTGCTGTCAGCCAAAATAAAAGCAATGGTGTTGGCTAGGAAACCCAAACGTAAGTGTAAGAATTGCAAGAGAATGACAAATCACGACAAGAGAAACTGCCCTAACCCCTTCTCAGCACACACGCCATTGTGCGAAGGGTCGTCTGAACCAGAAGAGGatgaaggagaggaggaggaagagctgGAGTCAGAACAAGAATAG